Proteins encoded within one genomic window of Brassica rapa cultivar Chiifu-401-42 chromosome A09, CAAS_Brap_v3.01, whole genome shotgun sequence:
- the LOC103841304 gene encoding L-type lectin-domain containing receptor kinase IV.2 encodes MFIKLILFFLLSQTLRSSSQILSYNGFNPPTDISLQGLATVTPNGLLKLTNTTVQKTGHAFYTKPIRFKDSPNATVSSFSTTFVFAIYSQIPTLSGHGIAFVISPSPALPSALPSQYIGLFNNSNNGNDTNHVFAVEFDTIQSNEFGDPNDNHVGIDINGLRSVKYSTAGYWNENNKFQNLNLISRKLMQVWINYDKLSNKIDVTMSPYGSDKPSKPLITYVTDLSSVLLQDMYVGFASATGSVISEHYVAGWSFRLNGEAPSLTSSNLPKLPRFEPRRISDFYKIGMPLISLFLIFSVISLAFYVARRRKKFEEELDDWETEFGKNRFRFKELYHATKGFKEKDLLGSGGFGRVYRGILPTTKIEVAVKRVSHDSKQGMKEFVAEIVSIGRMSHRNLVPLLGYCRRRGELLLVYDYMPNGSLDKYLYNNPERTLDWKQRSKIVKGVASGLFYLHEEWEQVVIHRDVKASNVLLDADFNGRLGDFGLARLYDHGSDPQTTHVVGTLGYLAPEHSRTGRATTATDVYAFGAFLLEVVSGRRPIELHSESDDTFLLVEWVFGLWLRGNIMEAKDPNLGCDGYDLEEVEMVLKLGLLCSHSDPRARPSMRLVLQYLRGDMSLPELTPLDLSAGNGMNLGGREGFSGIAMSYSSSVFNGFTGVSSIADSLLSGGR; translated from the exons ATGTTCATCAAGCTCATCTTGTTCTTCCTTCTCTCTCAAACACTAAGATCTTCTTCTCAGATCCTCAGCTACAATGGTTTCAACCCTCCGACAGACATCTCCCTCCAAGGCCTCGCAACAGTCACACCCAACGGTCTCCTGAAGCTAACCAACACCACAGTTCAAAAAACCGGCCACGCCTTCTACACAAAACCGATCCGGTTCAAAGACTCACCAAACGCCACCGTCTCTTCCTTCTCCACAACCTTCGTCTTCGCCATATACTCCCAGATCCCGACTCTAAGCGGCCACGGGATCGCCTTCGTCATCTCTCCATCCCCTGCTCTCCCTTCTGCGCTTCCTAGTCAATACATCGGTCTCTTCAACAACTCGAACAACGGCAACGACACGAACCACGTCTTCGCAGTGGAGTTCGACACGATCCAGAGCAACGAGTTCGGAGATCCGAACGATAACCACGTCGGCATCGACATCAACGGTTTGCGATCGGTTAAGTACTCAACCGCTGGATACTGGAACGAGAATAACAAGTTTCAGAATCTGAACTTGATTAGTCGCAAACTGATGCAAGTTTGGATTAATTACGACAAACTCAGTAATAAAATCGATGTCACGATGTCTCCGTACGGTTCCGACAAGCCTAGCAAACCGCTCATTACTTACGTAACAGATCTTTCTTCCGTTCTTCTCCAAGACATGTACGTAGGCTTCGCCTCCGCAACCGGCTCCGTCATCTCGGAGCATTACGTAGCCGGTTGGAGTTTCCGGTTAAACGGAGAAGCACCGTCGCTGACGTCATCGAACCTCCCGAAGCTTCCTCGCTTCGAGCCGAGGCGAATCTCTGACTTCTACAAGATCGGCATGCCGCTGATCTCCCTCTTCCTGATCTTCTCCGTGATCTCCCTCGCCTTCTACGTcgcgaggaggaggaagaagttCGAGGAAGAGCTCGACGACTGGGAAACAGAGTTCGGCAAGAACCGGTTCCGGTTCAAGGAGCTTTACCACGCGACCAAAGGGTTCAAGGAGAAGGACCTCCTCGGCTCGGGAGGGTTCGGGAGGGTTTACAGAGGGATACTACCGACGACGAAGATCGAAGTCGCTGTGAAGAGAGTCTCACACGATTCTAAACaag GTATGAAAGAGTTCGTGGCGGAGATTGTGAGTATCGGTCGGATGAGTCATCGGAACTTGGTGCCTCTGTTGGGGTACTGTCGTAGGAGAGGAGAGCTTCTTCTTGTTTATGACTACATGCCTAACGGAAGTTTAGATAAGTATCTATACAATAATCCCGAGAGGACTTTAGATTGGAAGCAGAGGTCTAAGATCGTCAAAGGAGTTGCGTCTGGTTTGTTTTATCTCCACGAGGAGTGGGAGCAGGTTGTGATTCACCGTGACGTGAAGGCTAGTAATGTTTTGTTGGACGCTGACTTCAACGGTAGGCTCGGGGATTTCGGGTTAGCCCGGTTGTATGATCACGGGTCGGATCCTCAGACAACTCATGTTGTTGGTACGTTGGGTTACTTAGCACCTGAACATTCTAGAACAGGACGTGCTACTACCGCGACCGATGTATATGCGTTTGGTGCGTTTCTTCTAGAAGTTGTTTCTGGTAGAAGACCTATTGAGCTACATAGCGAAAGCGATGATACGTTCTTGCTTGTGGAGTGGGTTTTCGGTTTGTGGCTAAGAGGGAACATAATGGAAGCGAAAGATCCGAATCTTGGGTGCGATGGTTACGATCTTGAAGAGGTTGAAATGGTTTTGAAGCTTGGGTTATTGTGTTCGCACTCGGATCCTCGGGCTAGACCGAGTATGAGGCTGGTGTTACAGTATCTGAGAGGAGATATGTCATTGCCGGAACTAACGCCGTTGGATTTGTCGGCAGGGAATGGGATGAACTTGGGAGGGAGAGAGGGGTTTAGCGGTATTGCCATGTCGTATTCTTCCTCAGTGTTTAATGGGTTTACCGGTGTGTCTTCCATCGCTGATTCTCTACTCTCTGGTGGGAGGTGA